A single genomic interval of Psychroserpens sp. NJDZ02 harbors:
- a CDS encoding MFS transporter — MKHSKIILPVIVLSQFCCTCLWFAGNGVINDLVLNFGLNPSALGHLTSAVQFGFIIGTLLFAILTIADRYSPSKVFFISALLGAFFNLCIIWDSNSLISLLTLRFLTGFFLAGIYPVGMKIATDYYNKGLGKSLGFLVGALVLGTAFPHLLKDLTATYPWKSVLITTSTLALFGGVLMLIFIPDGPFRKRSQHTNLTAFFNVFQKPDFRAAAFGYFGHMWELYTFWVFVPIILKQYTIINTDTTFNIPLLSFIIIGLGGLACIISGYIAQRIGTKKTAFIALLLSCLCCLISPLVFTTTSEMLLIGFLIFWGLVVVADSPLLSTLVAQNASSELKGTALTIVNCLGFTITIISIQVMTSLVELSNSNSIYFILALGPILGLLALGRKQKTTAL, encoded by the coding sequence ATGAAGCATTCTAAAATAATACTACCTGTAATTGTACTATCACAGTTTTGTTGCACCTGTCTTTGGTTTGCTGGTAATGGCGTTATAAATGATCTTGTTTTAAATTTTGGTCTTAACCCTAGCGCTTTAGGACACTTAACCTCAGCAGTACAATTTGGATTTATTATTGGCACATTACTTTTTGCTATTTTAACGATTGCAGATCGGTATTCGCCTTCAAAAGTCTTTTTTATAAGTGCTTTACTTGGCGCCTTTTTTAACCTCTGTATCATTTGGGATAGCAATAGTCTGATAAGCTTACTTACACTTCGTTTTTTAACTGGTTTTTTTCTTGCTGGAATCTACCCTGTAGGAATGAAAATTGCAACGGACTATTACAACAAAGGTCTAGGAAAATCTCTTGGTTTTCTAGTGGGCGCCTTAGTATTGGGTACCGCCTTCCCACATCTACTAAAAGATCTCACGGCTACCTATCCTTGGAAATCAGTATTAATCACAACATCTACATTAGCCCTTTTTGGCGGTGTATTAATGTTAATTTTTATACCTGATGGTCCTTTCCGTAAGCGCAGTCAGCACACTAATTTAACTGCCTTTTTTAATGTCTTTCAAAAACCAGATTTTAGAGCTGCTGCTTTTGGGTATTTTGGTCACATGTGGGAATTGTATACCTTTTGGGTTTTTGTGCCAATAATATTAAAACAATACACCATAATAAATACAGATACAACCTTTAATATCCCTTTATTATCTTTTATAATAATAGGCTTAGGCGGATTAGCCTGTATCATTAGTGGTTATATCGCACAAAGGATAGGCACAAAAAAAACAGCGTTTATCGCGCTGCTTTTATCGTGTCTCTGTTGTTTAATATCTCCATTAGTGTTTACTACAACTTCAGAGATGTTACTTATTGGTTTTCTTATATTTTGGGGACTGGTAGTTGTTGCTGATTCGCCTTTACTATCTACTTTAGTGGCTCAAAACGCAAGCTCTGAATTAAAAGGAACTGCACTGACTATAGTAAACTGTCTTGGGTTTACTATTACCATAATTAGTATTCAAGTTATGACTTCTTTAGTTGAGTTATCAAACTCCAACAGCATCTATTTTATACTGGCTTTAGGACCTATATTAGGTTTGCTTGCTTTGGGAAGAAAACAAAAAACAACAGCTTTATAA
- a CDS encoding glucuronate isomerase, protein MSNLSELLEAIQNRVDFLNHLGCRLSDYGLEQIYSFDFTKETVDIIFQQRLSQTEITEEEANVFSSCILFELFQK, encoded by the coding sequence ATTTCAAACTTATCAGAATTATTAGAGGCTATTCAAAATAGAGTTGACTTTTTAAATCACTTAGGTTGTCGACTTTCAGATTACGGATTAGAGCAGATTTATTCTTTTGATTTTACTAAAGAAACGGTAGATATTATCTTTCAACAACGTTTATCTCAAACAGAAATCACTGAAGAAGAGGCTAATGTTTTTTCTTCTTGTATTTTATTTGAATTATTCCAAAAGTAA
- a CDS encoding spondin domain-containing protein: MKNFKFITLLSVVTLFASCNNDDDNTTVAPTETTNFTVSIENIGSAYSFIDSGIFNTPVGDANPGPATPGKRYEFTVNAGRSQKLSFATMLAATNDLFFAPDGNGIAFYDDNGAPISGDVTDQVYLWDAGTEVNEEPAVGPNTVGMQSGPDTGEVENGNVLKIADVTNGFMFDFPEVNELISVSITHIEGTLFTISIEDLATASLNTSAGMSAAPLSPGVYVVHGGTNPLFTEGESDYGQGVEAISEDGNAAPLGEYTADNTGVTFPSSPGIFVVHEGGTMPLFTSGSADYGLGLEHIAEDGNPAILVDNLSLLEGQISGNVFNTVVGGSAPGPLLPGSTYTFSFTTEEGNSLSFASMLAATNDVLFATEDTGIELFSADGTPLSGDITNEVYLWDAGTEVNEQPAIGPNTVTNQLAADTGMDETGQVQLLSNITDGFDYPSVNTVLKITITAN, translated from the coding sequence ATGAAGAATTTTAAATTTATTACACTTTTATCCGTTGTTACACTTTTTGCAAGTTGCAATAATGACGATGACAACACTACAGTAGCTCCAACCGAAACTACTAATTTTACAGTAAGTATTGAAAATATTGGTAGTGCCTATAGTTTTATAGATTCTGGAATATTTAATACTCCTGTAGGAGATGCAAACCCTGGCCCAGCAACTCCAGGAAAACGTTACGAGTTTACTGTTAATGCTGGTAGAAGTCAAAAATTATCTTTTGCAACTATGTTAGCTGCAACCAACGATTTGTTTTTTGCTCCTGATGGTAATGGAATTGCATTTTACGATGATAATGGAGCTCCTATTTCTGGAGATGTTACCGATCAAGTTTATTTATGGGATGCCGGAACAGAAGTTAACGAAGAACCAGCAGTTGGTCCTAATACAGTAGGTATGCAATCTGGTCCAGATACGGGAGAAGTAGAAAATGGAAACGTGTTAAAAATTGCAGACGTAACCAATGGTTTTATGTTTGATTTTCCAGAAGTAAACGAATTAATTTCAGTAAGCATCACACATATAGAAGGTACACTATTTACGATTTCTATTGAAGACTTAGCAACAGCTAGTTTAAATACTAGCGCAGGTATGTCTGCTGCTCCTTTATCTCCTGGTGTTTATGTTGTTCATGGTGGTACAAATCCTTTATTTACAGAAGGTGAATCTGATTACGGTCAAGGTGTAGAAGCTATTTCTGAAGATGGAAATGCCGCACCTCTTGGCGAATACACTGCTGATAACACAGGAGTTACCTTCCCATCGTCTCCAGGGATATTTGTGGTTCACGAAGGTGGTACTATGCCATTATTCACCTCAGGAAGCGCAGATTACGGCTTAGGTTTAGAGCATATTGCTGAAGATGGAAACCCAGCTATTTTAGTTGACAATCTAAGTCTGTTAGAAGGTCAAATTTCTGGTAATGTTTTTAATACAGTTGTTGGTGGTAGTGCACCAGGGCCTTTACTACCAGGAAGCACTTATACTTTTAGTTTTACAACAGAAGAAGGAAACAGCTTATCATTTGCAAGTATGTTGGCTGCTACAAACGATGTTTTATTTGCTACTGAAGATACTGGAATTGAATTATTCAGTGCAGACGGAACACCTTTAAGTGGAGATATTACAAATGAGGTTTACTTATGGGATGCCGGAACAGAGGTTAACGAACAGCCTGCAATTGGTCCAAATACGGTGACTAATCAACTAGCTGCAGATACTGGAATGGATGAAACAGGACAGGTTCAATTATTATCTAATATTACTGATGGCTTTGATTATCCAAGTGTGAATACGGTTTTAAAAATTACAATTACTGCAAATTAA
- a CDS encoding tetratricopeptide repeat protein, with the protein MKTFLVALLFPIVIFAQTSIEKGETYIANKQFLKAEKELLAYVKYHEDNLQAIELLGDAYGHQKKWDEAATEYKKLIAAKPKSANYHYKVGGALGMKALSVNKISALGIIGDVKSSFLKAAELDASHIEARWALVELYMQLPGIIGGSKKTSLKYANQLENLSKVDGYLAKGYIYEYDDEPELAEEYYLKAIKVGGSLTCYEKLTALYEKEKQPEKAVSNIEAAQVKHERNSLHYQIGKVCADYNVQLDKGERCLVTYINNYSAKDGVPKAWANYRLAQIYKHKSDKTKALKFINSAIAELPNIDVFQDFKDDI; encoded by the coding sequence ATGAAAACATTTTTAGTCGCCTTACTATTTCCTATTGTGATTTTTGCTCAAACGTCCATAGAAAAGGGAGAAACTTATATCGCTAACAAGCAATTTTTGAAAGCTGAGAAAGAATTATTAGCTTACGTTAAGTATCATGAAGATAATTTACAAGCTATAGAGTTGCTTGGTGATGCGTATGGACATCAAAAAAAATGGGATGAAGCAGCGACAGAATATAAAAAGCTTATTGCAGCTAAGCCAAAGTCTGCAAATTATCACTATAAAGTTGGTGGTGCTTTAGGGATGAAAGCCTTATCGGTTAATAAAATATCCGCTTTAGGAATTATTGGAGATGTTAAATCGTCTTTTTTAAAAGCAGCGGAATTGGATGCAAGTCATATTGAGGCACGTTGGGCTTTAGTGGAGTTGTATATGCAATTACCAGGTATTATTGGTGGAAGTAAAAAGACCTCTTTAAAGTATGCTAATCAGTTAGAAAATTTGTCTAAAGTAGATGGCTACTTGGCTAAAGGTTATATTTACGAATATGATGACGAACCAGAATTAGCAGAAGAGTATTACCTAAAAGCCATTAAAGTAGGAGGGTCTTTGACATGTTATGAAAAGCTTACTGCTTTATATGAAAAAGAAAAGCAACCAGAAAAAGCAGTCTCTAATATAGAAGCAGCACAGGTAAAGCATGAGCGTAACAGTTTACATTATCAAATAGGAAAAGTGTGCGCTGATTATAATGTACAGTTGGATAAAGGTGAGCGCTGTTTAGTGACGTATATTAATAATTATTCGGCTAAAGATGGCGTGCCAAAAGCGTGGGCTAATTACCGTTTAGCACAAATCTATAAGCATAAAAGTGATAAGACTAAGGCGTTAAAATTTATTAATTCAGCTATAGCTGAATTGCCAAACATCGACGTGTTTCAAGATTTTAAAGACGATATTTAG
- a CDS encoding energy transducer TonB, whose amino-acid sequence MTFESKTTLLTAFTILVFAFSLNAQNQETDGREITSYNPFEVASDYANFSECTSTNTAEKRACFTDKLQKFFNKNLKMPKDSISQNFDGKVYFKFFTDTKGKLESKEIFNTPDSKFIEEKIDLVLKKTPSLKVVQLKDTSVSTGYVLYAKFSPGEDIRLRVIDIIVNKENLKKTEEKETNDITGFEIIEDRPIFPGCEEVEKNRQRSCFDNKMSRHIRKNFSLPEETEELGIDGRITIMFNIEKDGYIKNITTRGPHPLLELEGRRIIAKLPRMTPAKHKGKPVSVPYSLPITFKIN is encoded by the coding sequence ATGACATTTGAATCAAAAACAACTTTACTTACCGCCTTTACCATTTTGGTCTTTGCGTTTTCATTAAATGCTCAAAACCAAGAAACTGACGGCAGGGAAATTACGTCTTATAATCCCTTTGAAGTTGCTAGTGATTATGCCAATTTTAGTGAATGCACCTCAACTAACACAGCGGAAAAAAGAGCTTGTTTTACAGACAAATTACAAAAGTTTTTTAATAAAAATTTAAAAATGCCTAAAGATTCCATCTCACAAAATTTTGATGGAAAGGTCTATTTTAAATTCTTTACAGATACTAAAGGAAAGCTAGAATCCAAGGAGATTTTTAATACACCTGATAGTAAATTTATTGAAGAAAAAATAGATCTGGTCCTAAAAAAAACACCTTCACTAAAGGTGGTTCAACTAAAGGATACATCTGTTAGTACTGGTTATGTACTTTATGCCAAATTTAGCCCAGGAGAAGATATTAGACTAAGAGTAATAGACATTATCGTAAACAAAGAAAATTTAAAAAAAACAGAGGAAAAAGAAACCAACGATATTACTGGATTTGAGATCATTGAAGATAGACCCATATTTCCTGGGTGTGAAGAAGTAGAGAAAAACAGGCAGAGGTCCTGTTTTGATAATAAGATGAGCAGACACATCAGGAAGAACTTTAGTTTACCTGAAGAAACTGAAGAATTAGGAATAGATGGTAGAATAACCATTATGTTTAACATTGAAAAGGATGGTTATATAAAAAATATCACAACCAGAGGACCGCACCCTTTGCTTGAATTGGAAGGACGAAGAATTATTGCAAAACTACCCCGTATGACTCCTGCTAAGCATAAAGGAAAGCCAGTTAGCGTGCCTTATAGTCTACCCATTACGTTTAAAATTAATTAA
- a CDS encoding UDP-N-acetylmuramate--L-alanine ligase produces the protein MNVHFIAIGGSAMHNLALALHNKGYQVTGSDDTIFEPSKSRLDAKGLLPETFGWFPEKINANLDAIVLGMHAKADNPELLKAQELGLKIYSYPEFLYEQSKHKTRVVIGGSHGKTTITSMILHVMHYHDRDVDYMVGAQLEGFDVMVKLTDDNDFIVLEGDEYLSSPIDRRPKFHLYKPNIALLSGIAWDHINVFPTYENYVEQFSIFVDSIVKGGSINYNEEDAEVKRVVEASENPIRKIAYNTPEYTVDNGETLLETPEGPMPIEVFGKHNLNNLAGAKWICQHMGIDEDDFYEAISTFKGASKRLEKIAESKTSVVYKDFAHSPSKVKATTNAVKEQYENRTLVACLELHTYSSLNAEFLKEYKGALDAADVAVVFYSPHAVEIKKLDSVSEQQIAEAFQREDLIIYTNPEDFKNYLFSQKFDNKALLLMSSGNYGGLDFDEVKGLVG, from the coding sequence ATGAACGTACATTTTATAGCTATTGGTGGATCTGCCATGCACAATTTAGCACTAGCATTACATAACAAAGGATATCAAGTTACAGGAAGTGACGATACTATTTTTGAGCCTTCAAAATCAAGACTTGACGCCAAAGGATTGCTTCCTGAAACATTTGGTTGGTTTCCTGAAAAAATCAATGCTAATTTAGACGCTATTGTTTTAGGGATGCATGCCAAAGCTGATAACCCTGAATTATTAAAAGCACAGGAGTTAGGCTTGAAAATTTATAGTTACCCTGAGTTTTTATACGAGCAATCAAAACATAAAACTAGAGTTGTCATTGGTGGAAGTCACGGTAAAACAACCATTACTTCAATGATATTACATGTGATGCATTATCATGATCGTGATGTTGATTATATGGTAGGGGCACAATTAGAAGGGTTTGACGTTATGGTTAAACTAACTGATGATAATGATTTTATAGTTTTAGAGGGCGACGAGTATCTAAGTAGTCCGATTGATAGACGCCCAAAGTTTCATTTATACAAACCAAATATTGCATTATTAAGTGGGATTGCCTGGGATCATATTAATGTATTTCCAACGTATGAAAACTATGTAGAACAGTTTAGCATATTTGTAGATAGCATTGTTAAAGGCGGAAGTATTAATTATAACGAAGAAGATGCTGAGGTAAAACGTGTGGTGGAAGCTTCAGAAAACCCAATACGTAAGATTGCATATAATACTCCAGAATATACAGTTGATAATGGTGAAACACTATTAGAAACTCCAGAAGGACCAATGCCAATAGAAGTGTTTGGAAAACATAATTTAAACAATTTAGCAGGAGCCAAGTGGATTTGCCAACACATGGGGATTGACGAAGACGATTTTTATGAAGCTATTTCTACCTTTAAAGGTGCGAGTAAGCGTTTAGAGAAAATTGCGGAAAGTAAAACTAGTGTCGTTTACAAGGATTTTGCACATTCGCCAAGTAAAGTAAAAGCAACAACAAATGCGGTTAAAGAGCAATACGAAAATCGTACGTTAGTGGCTTGTCTAGAGTTACACACATATAGTAGTTTAAATGCTGAGTTTTTAAAGGAATATAAAGGTGCTTTAGATGCTGCAGATGTTGCAGTTGTCTTTTATAGTCCGCATGCAGTAGAAATTAAAAAACTAGATTCAGTTTCTGAACAGCAAATAGCAGAGGCTTTCCAACGTGAAGATTTAATTATTTACACTAATCCTGAAGATTTTAAAAACTATCTATTCTCTCAAAAATTTGATAACAAAGCTTTGTTATTAATGAGTAGTGGTAATTATGGTGGATTAGATTTTGATGAAGTAAAGGGGTTGGTGGGGTAG
- a CDS encoding Lipl32 family lipoprotein: MKIKLLVLSSVFALCCVFNAEAQKLKKFGSSIEKKIGPKTIKVPYTDVISYLGYASAGNEDEVVDGKKFYYIYLWVPAVAPELGVRMVSPVGKTKVKNAIESADYTANKGSEDFFDTYITLERSTIFKKEDISEEAAKSATWTKLASNDDSSEMPKQPSGNKYNSLLRYESEVGNPTKALTAGLYRIGFTTYKTGEVKGTFLAEVAAPVKLPGVVMAKTITELLTGL, from the coding sequence ATGAAAATTAAATTATTAGTATTATCATCAGTATTTGCTTTGTGTTGTGTATTTAACGCAGAAGCTCAAAAATTAAAAAAGTTTGGAAGTTCTATTGAAAAGAAAATTGGACCAAAAACAATTAAAGTACCTTACACAGACGTTATATCTTATTTAGGATATGCTTCTGCAGGAAATGAAGATGAAGTAGTAGATGGTAAAAAATTCTATTACATTTACTTATGGGTACCTGCTGTTGCTCCAGAATTAGGAGTAAGAATGGTTTCTCCAGTTGGTAAAACAAAAGTAAAAAATGCTATAGAGTCTGCAGATTATACTGCAAATAAAGGTTCTGAAGATTTTTTTGATACTTACATTACTTTAGAACGTTCTACTATTTTCAAAAAAGAAGATATTTCTGAAGAAGCAGCTAAAAGCGCAACATGGACTAAATTAGCTAGCAATGACGATAGTAGTGAAATGCCTAAGCAACCAAGTGGAAACAAATACAACTCTTTATTAAGATATGAGAGTGAAGTAGGTAATCCTACAAAAGCTTTAACTGCTGGTTTATACCGTATTGGTTTTACAACTTACAAAACAGGAGAAGTTAAAGGAACATTTTTAGCAGAAGTTGCAGCTCCAGTAAAATTACCAGGTGTTGTAATGGCTAAAACTATTACTGAACTTTTAACAGGACTATAA